The window AGTATGAATATCTCGGTGTGGGGGGAAGAGGTTGTTCATCACAACGAAGTGGATTTTCTTGCCGTAGGGCATCTTAACGCGGTGGAGGCCGTAAAATTGTGAGAGAAGCATATTGGGGTTGTCTTTGACATGCTGGTAATATTCCTTCAGAATTTTACGCAGGAACTTATGCTCAGCATGATGAATGGTTTTGATGATATACTTGTAATCTCGTGAGAAGTAAAAGAAGCTTCCACTTTTGCCGGGTGAGCCAAGTTCTGAAAGTATATACTTGCCGGTGAGCGACATGAGATAATCGGCAGGGTCCAAGTGGAAGAGAGATCGGAGGCGGCGGAAGACCCAAGGAGCGTAatccttgaacttgaaatCGTACTTTGCGGACGGTACCAGCTCATTACCGGCAATGTCAAATGTCGACTTCTGCTTAGTATCAAAATCGGCATCTGTCAATTCTCGGTCGAGTTTGGCATTCGTTCTCGAAACCGAAACACGAATGCCTGTAAGCATGTTGTAGGCGGTCTCCCAGTTAGCATGAGTCTCGTCAACCTTGGTGCCGACAAGGACTCgatcatcatcctcctcttccttctttcttcgcTTGCTAGCCCGCTTTTGTCGCAAAGCCTCTGCCCAGCGAAGCGCATCCTCGTCCGGCacaatctcatctcgagGCCCGTCCGACTGCATCGACCGGGTTGGCCTTCGACCCATACTCAAAGAAGGCCGTCGACCACTAGGGGTTCCGGCGTTGGTTGGAGAGAAGCGGCCACTAGCCTGAGCAGTGTCCATGCCGTCCTTCGACGCACGACCTGGGACGTACTTGGGCACATCGAGAGTATGCCGTTGCTTGAGACCAGGTGgaggagcttggagatgccccgttgaagaagctgcagcGCTCGAGGGGTTGTAGATTGGCGGGGATGACAATCTGTGAGGGCCACCATTGGTGCGAGCTGGCACTGCCTGTGCCGCATCGAggtttgtgttgttgtgagAGCCTCGCGATTCCGTAGGGAATGGTGAGACTACAAATGTATGGGTTCCATCAATGCCTCCGTTCTGAGACCTTTCAGACACCTCTTCCGACTGTGGAGGTTCTGATGGGAGAGGTTTTGATAGATTATTATAATGTTGATGGTTATTAGTAGAGTTTGTGTTGGAATCCACGCCATTGACATCGGAGGAGTGATGGCGAGTACGGTCGGCGAGGTTTGTGGTACCGTTCAACATGGGCTTCTGCCCAAAGTTGTCGGCTTCGGCGGCATCGTTGTGTCGGGAAGGTCGAGTAGCCGTAGCGGACTTTCCGTTAGAAACAGAGCTCATGCTCGTAGGCCGCGTGCCGTTACTGTTGCCATTCATATGCGCCGGTGTTGACTCGGAAACTTCGGACGCGTGTGTAGAAGAAATGGAGCTCTCGTCAAACCTCTCATTTATGGTGTCGGATCGGGCGTGGCGGATGGAACCCCCATTCACCCTCTCCTTGTTCGCGAGGCCGAACTGGTTCGTGGgatcaaggtcgaggatgtcggggttgttgttgtaaATCGTTGAATTGTGCTGATCGGGAAGAAACGATGGCATTTCGAGAGGAATCCTAATGAACTCGCTggaagccaagaccagcgaGTGTTGACGCAGTAGATGCTGCAAGAAAAAGTGATGCTATTTCGAGATTAATCGGTAGCTTGATTTTGAGAGGTCGTCGAGTTGTCGCCAGGATGTATTCTCACTGGGATCTGGTCGCGAttctttgctcttggtgAATTTGTTTTGGGTATTAACGTTGTTGCTGGAACAATGGGCGGTAGAGGCGAAAGGGAAATTGGATCGAGGGCCTTgctggctgggctgggcGCACGGGGGGAGCTTGGCGGGTCGACCAATGGACAGGGCAGGGAACCGCGTTTGGGGGGGAAGTTGGCAGACGATAACGTTAAGTTTGAGTAAATAAACGACCCAGAGTGgattgttggtgttggatgaggatgattgAGGGAACAGACTTCGTATGCCTTGCTCCCTTTGGACTAATGTGATGTCGAATTAGTTTACTTTGGGTGACGAGGTAGAGGTGAGAGACGGGAGACGGAACGagagggtggtggtgactGGTGAGGCTGGGAGAAATTCGGGGTGGGAAAAAATGGACGGGTGTTCCCTGGAATCTCTGTGCAGCTCCTTCCTGGCTTGTCTGGCATGTACCTAAAACTGGAAATGAGGCGTCCTCCACTGTGCTGTGTCCTGCCTgtagaaggaagaaggggcAGGAAGGGGATTGGGGGGATCCGGGATTCCGGATGATATCAGCCCCCGGTAGAAGTCGCTGGTTTTACTGGGCGCTGCGTATCTCAGGGCACTCTAATGACTCTCTCCACCCACTGTAGCAAAGCACCTGAACCTTGAGCCAACCAACTCCTCCAAAAGCCCGCTGAAATGGTTTGCGTGGCATACATAGAGACAGTCCCAGGACATCTAGTCTTGGCTCATGGCTTGGCGGACGGCGTTGACACCCGACAGTGGCTTACAGAATGGGCGTCTAGCTCTTGACGATTACAGGTACGGTTCGAGTGACATGGAAATAAAATGACATATACGGCGCCATTGATACAATAGTTTGGTATTGGACATGAAAtactggttcttgttgagttggatggatggtgtTGTAATTGAAGGAtttgatgagaacaacagTATCTCGTATTGGCACCATTGTCCTTGATTATCTCGTCAACCTATCTTGCATCCGTAAAACAATTTGAAATAGACCAGAGCTTGGATGTTAAACAGCATAGGATGATCAATTAATTGCCGATCACTTTGTCCTGATCAACTAAACGTGATGACCGGACGAGGTTATCGAATTGAATATCTCTCATAGCAAATAgatcatctcttctttcaatGCAATCCTTGTCACGATGCATCAACCACCATGCCCTGGCTCAGGGAGTTGAGCATTGTGGGTAAGGAGTTTTCGTCTCGgctcttgtctttcatgAATGTGAAACCATAAGCATTGGTTCGTTCTTACCATCCACAACGGCTATAACACCTTCCAACTCAAAAGGAATGGCTATTGTTAGATACACGTAGCTAATGAACACAACGGGATGGGATGTTCTTGTGGTCCGAATCGAGAGTTTTCATTCATCCCCCCACTCCAATAGCCTGGCCTAGGCCCGTCATCTACAGCGTCCCGTCAGCACCCATCACCCCAGGCACCGTCTAGCTGCACTGCCACGGGGAGAGGACCCGCTTTCCCCATCTCCAGCTATTGTCAATTTCATTCTCGTGAATAGCAAACTGTTGTCTTTGGGATAACTAAGAAACCAACTTTTGTACAGAGTAAATGATTCATGTGGCAATGTGAATCTATGGTGTTTCTAACCCTTACTAAATGGGTAAAACGGACGAGTCAAAGAATGGCAACTGATCGCCAACACTACCGTCCTGACCCAATATCgattgacaagatcgacacCTCTGTCTTTCCACTCTTTTCTTGATACATGTATGTATCCGTACTACCAAGACACTTGATGTCCCCTTTGGGTCTTCACCGCTAACACATCTCGTCATGGCTGCGAGTCTGCGGTCCCTACGACATCAGTCTCACCCTCATGTGGTTGACCAACGTGATATTGCATTGAGCATGAGCTTCTCAGCTTTGCATTACCATGACTGTTTCCTTGTACGCTCGGATACGTAATACTGATACGCATGCACATGCCTAGGTTTCATTCTACGTCGTCTGTCATGCTCACTACTTGGCCACAGTCATATCGTTACTGTATACAAATTATTGATCCTGATTCATACATCCAGCacccaaagccaagcttcgGCACTTCATACATCAAACCCTGGATTCCTTTGAAcaagctcctcttcctccacAAATTATCTTTCATATTCTTGGCTGCCTCTTCCTTCATAATGAATAATACGTGCCCCCTGCCAAGCAATCCTGAAGAGCACGGCCCTCTCGGGGTTGGCGAAGAATGCAAAGAGCCGTGACAGGTGGGTGTTTACTTTCTTTCAAGTATCCACCGTTTACGCAATCTTTGAACGATCCCTTGAAGCGCACCACATCTAactttcttggcctttcgcTATCGTTCTCTTGAAGGAAGCGAGAATAAACGAAGGATATGATTTTCAGGAACACTCTGCAAGCTAATGAGACTTGTTGATCGATGCGTGAAATTGTCATGGCCCTGACCTTGACCATGACTATACCATGACCCTGTTGCGCAATCTTGCATTCCAGCTTCGCTGACTCAGCTATTATTGCTGGTCAAAGTCTCATCAGAACTTCTCACGACATTATCAGTCGACTGTTTCAACgaccaaggttgaagagatgtTGAATTACAACACCAGGCTCTGAAGCGGGTTCCATAATAGATTTTCTGATAGCATGTTTCGCTGTTCTTGTTATTGTCCCTGTTCATGGTCATGCTCGCATCAAATACAAATCAAATATCAACGTTTTCATCACATCGCAAGTAATTATCACGCCGCATTTAGAAGTGCAAATGAAAGGAAAGTGGAATCCCACAGTTTTGCTCAGAAAGACTATATGCCTTACTAACTCCAGCAACGTCGTTACATAATGCAACACATCGTGCATGCAACGGCGCGAGCCGAGCCGGTTCGAAAGCCATCCAGCCCATCCAGTTTTCCCTCCCAAAatattgtttttttgttgtttttctcGCTTGGTTAATTTTGTAAACACTGCGCTGCGCAACTGCAGCCATCTTGTTGCCCCGTCCTTCAGTCTTGTTGCGCGAGACTTGTTCAAGTCAAGACTGTATCTTGTCCAAAAGGAAGGAACAAGCAAAGACCAAGTGTTATGATTTTGCCCATGGGCACCATCGAGCCCCTTCAAATCCACCAATACGTCTAACCGAGTTCGTCCCATCTCATGAGGTCCGTTCGTCTAACGTAGATTTGTCGTCAGGGTATCATATCCCCCGTGCGCTCTGCAGAGGTACTGTTCATGTCAATCGCAGAAATTGCAGCCCTCAAATGCAAACCGAGGGCAACGCCATCCGCGTGAAAAGCCTCGAAAGCCTCAACTCTCAAACATCACCATTTCCCTTCTTCCCGCACCGTTGGCTGTGCCAGCCCCAAATCGGGTATGTCTACCGTGGTTGATGCCTAAAGAACACCTTTTCCCTGGAAGTTCCATTTCTCGctctcattcatcatccgTAGATATCAtgaaccaaaccaaacaGAATATCAAAGCCGATGGTGATAGTACAGAGTGACAGGTTCGAGTCAAGGAAGCCGCTGAGGCTGTCATTCCAAGAACGTGCAACCCACGCGTGCCTGTACGGTTTTTCTGGATCCTTGCGTGGGGATCCATGGTAAAAGTTTCGAAGTGGTTGTGATCCATGGGCAATGAAATCCGTTTCGCCGTTCTCTCCATTCGCGGAAAATATGCGAATAATGTACAATCCAAAACTGAAATGATGACCCGGtactaaaaaaaaaatcatGTCGAAAAAAGTTCATCCGTAAACCCCCCTTCTCGCCCACCTAACGCCATGCATGAGTATATATGATATTAGGGTTGGACATCGCGGGGTGGGCCGCGACCTCGaccaccttggccttggccaccGCGGCCACGGTATCCACGTCCACGTCCACCACGGCCTCGTCCGCCGTTGTTATAGTGCGGGTTGCCGTGCTGAGGGTTCTGGCTCTGCCAGTTGCCCTGGCCTTGCTGAGGCAGACCAGCCTGCTGCgtctgctgaggctgctggtattgctgttgctgctggggAGACTGCTGACCCTGAGCAGCAGGTAGTTGGCCCCTTGGGAGGTTTGAAATGGGTCGAGGAATTGACTCGGGGTTCTCGTAAACATAGAGGCTCTTGTCGATGCTGGCGGGGATAGGCTGAATTTCGGTGCCGAGGTCTCGCTCAATGTTGTAAAGGTTGAAGCGATCGTCCCAGTTGATCAGGTTAATAGCCAGACCAAGGTGACCGTAACGGCCGGATCGACCGATACGGTGGAGGTAAGTCTCGGCGTTCTTGGGGAAATCAAAGTTGATGACAACGTTGACGGCCTGAATGTCGATACCACGGGTGAGCAAATCGGAGCACACAAGGTTTCGGCAGACACCGTTACGGAAATCGTGGAAAACACGGTTTCGTGCATGTTGCTGCATCTTCGCATGACTGTAGAAACAAGAGTAGCCAAGCTCGGTGATTTTCTTGGCCAAAAGTTCGACTCGGTTTGTAGAATTACAAAAGATGATGGATTGGTTGATTTGAAGCTTAGAAAAGAGCGTGTTCAAGCAATGaaccttttgcttctcttcaacGAAGGCGTAGTATTGGGTAATACCCCTCAGCGTGAGCTCATCCATTAGGTTGATTTCATATGGGCTGaccatgttcttgtcggAGAAGTCCTTCACGGACAGAGGGAAGGTGGCGGAGAAGAGCATAACCTGTCGGTCCTTGGGGTGGAACTGCAGGAGCTGCTCAATGACAGGGGTGAACTCAATGGACAGAAGCTTATCGGCCTCGTCCATGATGAACATGGGGCATTCGCTAAGGTCGGCAACATTCTTGCCAGCGAGATCGAGAATTCGGCCCGGGGTACCAACCACAATATGAACGGGATCCTGAAGGCGAATAATATCATCTCGAAGACCAGTACCACCGGTCGTGACCATGACATTGATACCGAGGTGCTTACCAAGAGTTTTGCAGACTTGCGAGGTCTGCATGGCAAGCTCACGTGTGGGGACGAG is drawn from Fusarium graminearum PH-1 chromosome 3, whole genome shotgun sequence and contains these coding sequences:
- a CDS encoding ATP-dependent RNA helicase DHH1, with product MADQLADKLKSTQLSDEWKKNLNLPAKDNRQQTEDVTNTKGLEFENFALKRDLLMGIFEAGFEKPSPIQEESIPVALTGRDILARAKNGTGKTAAFVIPTLERINPKISKIQCLILVPTRELAMQTSQVCKTLGKHLGINVMVTTGGTGLRDDIIRLQDPVHIVVGTPGRILDLAGKNVADLSECPMFIMDEADKLLSIEFTPVIEQLLQFHPKDRQVMLFSATFPLSVKDFSDKNMVSPYEINLMDELTLRGITQYYAFVEEKQKVHCLNTLFSKLQINQSIIFCNSTNRVELLAKKITELGYSCFYSHAKMQQHARNRVFHDFRNGVCRNLVCSDLLTRGIDIQAVNVVINFDFPKNAETYLHRIGRSGRYGHLGLAINLINWDDRFNLYNIERDLGTEIQPIPASIDKSLYVYENPESIPRPISNLPRGQLPAAQGQHQNPQHGNPHYNNGGRGRGGRGRGYRGRGGQGQGGRGRGPPRDVQP